One region of Chlamydia psittaci 6BC genomic DNA includes:
- the kdsB gene encoding 3-deoxy-manno-octulosonate cytidylyltransferase produces the protein MEEQTFISKKVGVLPARWGSVRFPGKPLAMILGKSLIQRTYENIIQSETLDKVVVATDDQRIMDHVIDFGGECVMTSPECANGTERMAETVSRYFPEAEIMVNIQGDEPCLRHTVVDALVRKLEENPEIHMVTPVAQTTDPHEILTNQKVKCVFDKNGKALYFSRSAIPHILKKETPIYLHIGVYAYRRSALFSYIASAPSPLSQAEDLEQLRVLEHGGSIHVCVVEAKSPSVDYPEDINKVEEYLTCHSSASF, from the coding sequence ATGGAAGAGCAAACGTTTATCAGTAAGAAGGTTGGAGTTTTACCAGCGAGATGGGGCAGTGTCAGATTTCCTGGGAAGCCTTTAGCCATGATCCTAGGAAAATCCTTAATTCAAAGAACTTATGAAAATATCATTCAAAGCGAAACACTAGATAAAGTAGTTGTAGCTACTGATGATCAACGCATTATGGATCACGTGATAGATTTTGGTGGCGAGTGTGTTATGACCAGTCCAGAGTGCGCCAATGGTACTGAACGGATGGCGGAAACCGTATCGCGTTATTTCCCTGAAGCTGAGATCATGGTGAATATCCAGGGGGATGAGCCCTGTTTACGCCATACCGTTGTAGATGCTCTTGTGAGAAAACTCGAAGAGAATCCAGAAATTCATATGGTGACTCCTGTTGCTCAAACCACAGATCCTCATGAAATCTTAACAAATCAAAAAGTAAAATGTGTTTTCGATAAAAATGGAAAGGCTTTATATTTCAGCAGAAGCGCTATTCCACACATTTTAAAAAAAGAGACACCGATTTATCTACATATTGGCGTGTATGCATATAGAAGATCTGCTTTGTTCAGTTACATTGCTTCCGCTCCTTCTCCTCTAAGCCAAGCTGAAGATCTTGAGCAACTACGTGTATTAGAACACGGTGGATCCATTCATGTATGTGTAGTGGAAGCTAAGAGCCCTTCAGTCGATTATCCAGAAGATATAAATAAGGTGGAAGAATACTTAACATGCCATTCAAGTGCATCTTTTTAA